Genomic window (Stenotrophomonas maltophilia):
GGTCCCTTCCCACGGCCGGGCCGCGTGGGCGTATTGGGCCGCAATGGCGTTGCAGGGAAATGACCAGGTTGCGTAGCGCGTGTGGCACAGCCCGGAGGTAGAGCCGGCCGCTGGCCGGCTGCCGTCGTGCGCCTGGACGTCATCGGGGTTGCCGGCCAGCGGCCGGCACTACCCGTTTCCGCTGCGCGGAAACAGAAACGCGCCCCGGGGGGCGCGCTTCTGCAGCTGGAATCGGAAAGAAGGCTTACGCCTTCTTTTCCGCTTCCAGCTGCTTGCGGATCTGCGCATCCACCGCGGCAATCGCGGTCATGTTCAGGATCCGGCGCGAGGTCGCGCTGGTGGTCAGGATGTGCACCGGCTTGTTCACGCCCATCAGGATCGGGCCGATCGCCACGCCGTCGGTGAACACACGCACCAGGTTGTAGGCGATGTTGGCCGCTTCCAGGTTCGGCAGCACGAACAGGTTGGCGCGGCCCTGCAGGGTCGAGCCCGGCAGCAGCTTCTGGCGCAGCGCTTCATCCCACGCGGTGTCGCCCTGCATTTCACCGTCCACGTTCAGACGCGGGTTGCGCTTGAGCAGCAGCTCGCGCACCTGACGCATCTTCAGCGCATCCTTCGAATCGTGGCTGCCGAAGTTGGAGTGCGACAGCAGCGCCACCTTCGGCTCGATGCCGAACAGCTTCATGCGGTAGGCCGCCTGCAGGGTCGCTTCGCACAGCTGCTCGGCGGTCGGGTCTTCCTGCACGTGGGTATCGACGAAGAAGAACACGCCCTGCTGGTTGATCACGCCGGTCATCGCCGAGGTCGAGGTGACCTTCGGCTCCAGCGGCAGCACGCTGCGCACGTAGCCCAGCTTCTTGTGGAAGCGGCCGACGATGCCGGTCAGCATCGCATCGGCTTCGCCACGGGCCACCATCACCGCCGCGATCAGGGTCGGGCGCGAACGCATCAGGTTCTTCGCCGCGGCCACGGTCACCCCACGACGGCCGGTCAGGCCGTGGTAATACTGCCAGTACTCGTTGAAGCGCGGGTCGTCGTTGATGTTGGTGACTTCAACGTTCTCGCCGATCTTCAGGCGCAGGCCCAGGCGCTCGATGCGCGACTCGATCACTTCCGGGCGGCCGATCAGGATCGGGTGCGCCAGGCCGTCATCGACCACGTTCTGCACCGCCTGCAGCACCACTTCCTCTTCGCCTTCGGCGTACACCACGCGCTGCTTGTCGCTGCGTGCGCGGTCGTAGACCGGCTTCATCATCAGGCTGGTGCGGTAGACGAACTGGGCCAGCTTGTCGCGGTAGGCGCCCATGTCGTCGATCGGGCGCGAGGCCACGCCCGAGTCCATCGCGGCCTGGGCCACGGCGGCCGACAGCTCCACCAGCAGGCGGCGGTCGAACGGGCGCGGGATCAGGTATTCACGGCCGAAGCTCGGCGTCTCGCCACCATAGGCCGAGCCCATGTCGGTGGCCGCACGGCGCGCCAGCGCGGCGATGGCGCGCACGCAGGCGATCTTCATTTCCTCGTTGATCGCGGTCGCGCCCACGTCCAGCGCACCACGGAACAGGTACGGGAAGCACAGCACGTTGTTGACCTGGTTCGGGTAGTCCGAACGGCCGGTGCCGATGATCGCGTCCGGACGGGCGGCGCGCGCCAGTTCCGGCATGATTTCCGGGGTCGGGTTGGCCAGCGCGAAGATCACCGGATCCGGCGCCATGGTCTTGACCATGTCGGCGGTCAGGATGCCCGGTGCCGACAGGCCCAGGAAGATGTCCGCGCCGTCGACGATCTCGGCCAGGGTGCGCTTGTCGGTATCACGCGCATAGCGCTGCTTTTCCGGGTCCAGATCGGTACGGCCGGTATGGATCACGCCCTCACGGTCGAAGGCCAGGATGTTCTCCGGCTTCAGGCCCAGCTGCACCAGCATGTTCACGCAGGAAATGCCGGCTGCGCCCATGCCCGTGGTCGCCAGCTTCACTTCCTCGATCTTCTTGCCGGTGATCGCCATGGCGTTGAGCACGGCCGCGCCGACGATGATCGCCGTACCGTGCTGGTCGTCATGGAACACCGGGATCTTCATGCGCTCGCGCAGCTTGCGCTCCACCACGAAGCATTCCGGCGCCTTGATGTCTTCCAGGTTGATGCCGCCGAAGGTCGGCTCCAGCGAGGCGATGATGTCGACCAGCTTGTCCGGGTCGGTTTCGTCCACTTCGATGTCGAACACATCGATGCCGGCGAACTTCTGGAACAGCACGCCCTTGCCTTCCATCACCGGCTTGCCGGCCAGTGCGCCGATGTTGCCCAGGCCCAGCACCGCGGTGCCGTTGGAGATCACCGCCACCAGGTTGCCGCGGGCGGTCAGCTCGCTGGCCTGCTGCGGGTCGGCCTTGATCGCTTCACAGGCGTACGCCACGCCCGGCGAATACGCCAGCGACAGGTCGCGCTGGGTCAGCATGGGCTTGGTAGCGGAAACCTTGATCTTTCCCGGCGGGGACATCCGGTGGTAATCGAGGGCGGCCTGTTTGAAATCTTCGTTGGACATCGATGTGGGTTACATGAATGGGCAGAAGGGACAGGGGATGATACCCCCGTTGGAGCGTCTGGACCTGTCGCTATCCTGTCGCAAGCATGCTGCGACCGCACAATTCCGTGCCGTATGCGACGGTACCGCGACACCAGCTTCGGTGCCTCCCATGACAGCCATGGGACGCCTTGAAACGCCGCGGGGCCGTACCACTGTCGTGACCGGCCCCGCGGTACCACACACCTGGATCAGCCTCTGGCCGGCAGCGCCTCGGGCACGGCATCGATCAGCGGCGGCAGCTCGCTTTCGCGACCGTCCAGCGCCAGCTGCAGGCGGTTGCGGTCCAGCGCACCCTCCCAGCGCGAGACCACCACGGTGGCCACGGCATTACCGATGAAGTTGGTCAGCGAGCGGCATTCGCTCATGAAGCGGTCCACGCCCAGGATCAGCGCCATGCCGGCCACCGGCACCTCGGGCACCACCGCCAGGGTGGCGGCCAGGGTGATGAAGCCGGCGCCGGTAACACCCGCGGCGCCCTTGGAGCTGAGCATGGCGACCAGCAGCAGGGCGATCTGGTGGCCCAGGGTCAGTTCGGTGTTGGTGGCCTGGGCGATGAACAGCGCGGCCAGGGTCATGTAGATGTTGGTGCCGTCCAGGTTGAACGAGTAGCCGGTCGGGACCACCAGGCCCACCACCGACTTGCTGCAGCCGGCGCGTTCCATCTTCTCCATCAGCGACGGCAGCGCCGACTCCGACGAGGAGGTGCCGAGCACCAGCAGCAGTTCGGCCTTCAGGTAGCGCGCCAGCTTGAACACCGAGAAGCCGCACAGGCGGCAGACCAGGCCCAGGATCACCGCCACGAACAGGAAGGCGGTGAGGTAGAACGAACCCACCAGCCAGGCCAGGTTGATCAGCGAGCCGACGCCGTACTTGCCGATGGTGAAGGCGATTGCGCCGAAGGCACCGATCGGAGCGGCCTTCATCAGGATGTGCACCAGCTTGAACACCGGAGCGACCAGCGCCTCCAGGAAGTTCACGATCGGCTTGCCCTTCTCGCCCACCGATGCCAGCGCGATGCCGAACAGCACGGCCACGAACAGCACCTGCAGGATGTTGCCATCGACGAACGCGCTGAGCAGCGTCTTCGGGATGATGTCCATCAGGAAGCCGACCAGGGTCAGGTCATGCGACTTCTCGACGTAGCTGTGCACCGCGGTCTGGTCCAGCTCGGCCGGGTTGATGTTCATGCCGGCGCCGGGCTGCACCAAGTGCGCCACGATCATGCCGACGATCAGTGCCAGCGTGGAGAAGAACAGGAAGTACGCCATCGCCTTGGCGAATACGCGGCCCACCGTGCGCAGGTGGGTCATGCCGGCGATGCCGGTGACGATGGTGAGGAAGATCACCGGCGCGATGATCATCTTCACCAGGTTGATGAAGGCATCGCCGAGCGGCTTCATCTTCTCGCCAATCAACGGTTCGTAGTGGCCAAGGATGGCGCCCAGGACGATCGCCACGATCACCTGGAAGTACAGCTGGCGATAGATCGGCAACGGCTTTGCAGGCACCGGTGCTGCGGTCGGGATGTGCATGGCGGACTCCGGAAGGGGCGTTTTCAGGCACGTACGGCCCCGGGACTGCACGGGAACCGTTACCGTGGAAACTGATCGCAGGCCCTGTGCTGCACGCGCAGGGGGTGCGACCAATGGACGCCTTTGTACGCGCCGGGCACGCTGGCGCAGATAACCTATTGGTACTAGCCCCCCGGTTCAGGTGGCCGCGATGCCTACACTGGCGCCGCACCGCCCGATCACGGGGAGGCCGGTGGCCCGAGCTGAACGGCCGGGCGCGTCATTGCGAAAGTTCCGGCCCTTGCGGCCGTTGTTGTCCTGTCCACACGCAATCTGAGAGAGCCGCACCCAACATGCGCCCGATTCCCACCTTGCTGGCCCTGTCGCTGGCCGCGCTTCCCGCCTTCGCTTCGGCTGCCGATTTCGACAACTGGCCGACCAAATACGCCTTCGGCGACGGCACCGAGCTGGCCGCTACCGCCAACATCGCCTACGACTACAACGATTTCTCCTCGGGCAGCGGCCTGGAGGACGACGACGCCGTGCGCCGCAAGGAGTTCGGTGCAACGCTGAAGAAGAAGGGCGTCTACGACGCGATGGTCTACTACGACTTCCAGTCCGATACCTGGCTGGACGTATTCGTGCGCTTTGAAAGCAAGGCCTTCTTCGGCCGCGACATCGGCCGCTTCCGCTTCGGCTACATGAAGACCCCGGTCGGCCTGGACGCGAACACGTCTTCGCGCGCCGGCAGCTTCCTGGAAACCGCACTGCCCGTGCAGGCCTTCTACGCCGGCCGCCGCACGGGTGTGGAATGGGTGCTGGAGCGTCCGCAGTACCTGCTGCAGGCCGGCGCCTATGGTGGCAAGGACCTGCAGGGTGACAACCCGGGCACCACCCAGGCGGTGCGTGCGGTGTGGACCCCGGTGAAGGCGCCGGGTGACGTAATCCACCTGGGCCTGGCCTACTCACAGGAAAATCCGCGCGGCTACAGCGATGGCCGCGACGTGCACCACGAGGCCAGCGCGCGCCTGCGCGCACGTCCGGAAGCCGGACTGACCGACATCCGCTATGTCGATTCCGGCGCGCTGGTCACCGCTGACCAGATCCGTCGCACCGGCCTGGAAGGCATCTGGATCCGCGGCCCGTTCTCGCTGCAGGCCGAAGCCCTGCGCGCAACGGTCACCCGCCATGACGGCAAGCCCGACTACACCGGCAGCGGCCAGTACGCGATGGCCAGCTGGGTGTTGACCGGCGAATCGCGCCCGTACAACGCAGGTGCCGTGGCCAACATCAAGCCGGCGCACGACTACGGCGCGGTGGAACTGGTGGCCCGTTACAGCCGCATGGACCTCGACGATGGCAGCATCCTCGGCGGCCGCCAGCACGACCTGACCCTGGGTGCGAACTGGTACCTGACCAGCCACTTCAAGTTCCAGGCCAACTACGTCAAGGTCGACGCCAGCCGTCGCGGTGTGCACAGCACGCCGGAGATCTTCGAACTGCGCGCGCAGATGCACTTCTGACCCCTTCCACGTCAGATCCCGGCGGGCGTGCACGCCACGCCCGCCGGCCCTGCGTAGACTGCCGCCATGTACTGGCTCAGCCGCCACCGGATGCTGTTGCTGACCATCCTGGTGATGGTCGGTGGCACCGTGCTGTGTGCGGTGGCCGCCGGCCACTATGCCTGGCGGCGCGCCTTGGGCGAGGAAAGCAGCCAGGTACAACGCCAGCTGCAGTTGTATGGCCAGGGCCTGCAGCAGCGCATCGACCGCTTCGGTACGTTGCCGCAGGTGCTGGCGCTTGATCCGGATCTTCTGCACGCCCTGCGCGTGCCGCCCTCGCCTGCCGAACAGCAGCGACTGAACCTCAAGCTGCAACGCGCCAATGAAGTTACCCGTGCTTCGACCCTGACCCTGGTCGGCCACGACGGCGTGGCAGTGGCGGCCAGCAACTGGGACCAGCCGACCACCAATGTCGGCGAGAACTACAGCTACCGCCCCTACTACCGCCAGGCACTGGCGCAGGGCCGCGGCCGCTTCTACGGCATCGGCATGACCACCGGCGTGCCGGGCTACTACCTGTCGCAGGCCATCGAGGAAGACGGCAAGCGGCTCGGCGTGGTGGTGATCAAGGTCGAGCTGTCCGCGCTGGAACAGGAATGGTTGAGCAGCCCGGATGTGGTGCTGGCCAGCGACGACCACGACGTGGTGTTCCTGGCCAACCGTGACAGCTGGCGCTACCGGCTGCTGCGCCCACTGGGTGCCGATGAGCGCCGCGAGATGCTGGACGCCCGCCAGTACGCCGACCGTGCGTTGCAGCCATTGCGCGCGCGTACCGAGGATGTGTTGGCCGATGGCGGCCGCATGGTGCGATTGCTGGATCCCGCACTGCCGCAGCTGATGCTGTGGCAGAGCCTGCCCTTGCCCGCCGAAGGCTGGAACCTGCATCTGCTGCACGATGCCAGTGCCGCCACCGCCGCCGGTCGCGCAGCCGCCCTCACTGGCGGTGCCGCGTGGCTGGCGCTGGGCTTCCTGGTGCTGTTCGTGCAGCAGCGGCGGCGCCTGGCCAAGCATCGACTGCGCAGCCGCCGCGAGCTGGAAACCCTGCTCAAGCAACATGCGCAGGAACTGCGTACCGCGCAGGATGGCCTGCTGCAGGCAGCTACCGACGCCGACAGTGGCCTCAGCCGCAGCCTCGAGCACCTGCCACAGGGCGTGGTGGTGATCGACCGCGAGCTGCGCCTGGTCGCGTGGAATTCGCGCTACCTGGAGCTGTTCCGCTTCCCGCTGGACCTGGTACGCGTGGGCCGGCCGATCGAAGAGCTGTTCCGCTTCAACGCACGCCGTGGCCTGCTCGGTCCCGGCCCGGTGGACGAGGCCATCGAGCGCCGCCTGAACCACCTGCGCAGCGGCCGCCCGCACATGCGCGAGAGCGAGAAGGACGACGGCACGGTGCTGGAGATCCGCGGCAACCCGCTGCCCGACGGTGGCTTCGTCACCAGCTATGCCGACATCACCAGCTACAAGAACGCCGCGCGCGAACTGCGCTCGCTGGCCGATGCGCTGGAACACCGCATCGCCGAACGCACCCATGACCTGGAAGAAGCACGCCGCGAAGCCGAGCAGGCCAACCGCTACAAGACCCGTTTCGTCGCCTCGGCCGTGCACGACCTGCTGCAGCCCCTCAACGCGGCGCGCATGTTCGTCTCGGTGCTGCGCGGCAAGCTGAGTGACCCTGCGCAGCAACAGACCAGCGACCATATCGATGCAGCACTGGCCGCGCAGGACGCGATCCTCAACAGCCTGCTGGATATCGCGCGGCTGGAATCGGGCAGCCTGCCCACGCGCGTGCAAGCGTTCCGGCTCGGCCCACTGCTGCAGACGCTGGCGCGCGAGTTCGGCATCGCCGCACAGTCGCGTGGACTGGTGGTCGACTGGGTCGATACCGCTGCGGTAGTGGTCAGCGATGAAGCCCTGCTGCGCCGCATCCTGCAGAACTTCCTGTCCAACGCACTGCGCTACAGCGAACGCGGCCGCGTGCTGCTCGGCTGCCGTCGCCGCGAAGGCATGCTGTGGATCGAAGTGCACGACCAGGGTCCCGGCATTCCGGACGCGTTGCAGGGCGAGATCTTCGAGGAGTTCCGCCGCCTGCATGACGGCCAGCAGCGCGGCGCCGGCCTTGGCCTGGCCATCGTCGACCGCATTGGTCGTCTGCTCGGGCATCCGATCCGGCTGCGCTCGCAACTGGGCCGGGGCAGCGTATTCGCGGTGGGCGTGCCGTTCGGCGAGGCCAGCGCGATTCCCGCCGCCGCGCCCGCACCGGTGCTGGCGCAGGAACCGGCTGCGGACAATCCGCTGCGCGGGCGCCGGGTGTGGGTGATCGACGACGATCCGCACGTCTGCGCCGCCAGCCGCGCGCTGCTGGAGCGCTGGGGCTGCGAGGTGGCACTGGCCGATGGCCCACAGGCGGCGCTGCAGCTGGCAGCAACAGGCGCGGTACCGGAGCTGGTGCTGCTGGATGTGCGCATGGGTGACCACCACGGCCCGGTGCTGTACGAGACATTGGCCGAACTGTGGCAGGCCCGCCCGCCGGTGGTGCTGGTCACTGCCGAGCGCGATGCGGGATTGCGTGAGATGGCCGCCGAGCGTGGCTGGGGAATGATGGCCAAGCCGGTGAAGCCGCCGGCGCTGCGGGCGTTGATGAGTCAGTTGCTGGTCCGGCATCGCGGGTGATTCCAGCCAACGGCGCAGCCCCTCGTGGGTGGTGTCTGGTTGGTCGTGGAAAGCAAAAGCCGTGGGGGGGCCGGTCGGGTTGGGTGCGCGGGGGACGCCGTGAATCCGTCCCTGGAGGCTTGGCAGCCGCATCCATGCGGCTGACACCCCCGCGAACCCAACCCGACCGGCCTCTGACAGATTTCGGTGGCCTGCCACCCACGGAGAAGAAAAAGAAGATCAAAAGCGGATCGCGCGCTGCGCTTGCTCGTGTAAAGCCGAGCACATGCTCGGCTTCGCGGACCGGCCAGGCTGCCTTTGCTTTTGATCTTCTTTTCTCTTCCGTGGATGGATGCGCACGGAACCTGTCCGTGGCTGGGCAGGTGGGCTGCGCAGGGGCGTGAGCCGCATGGATGCGGCGACCGAGCTTACATGGACGTACTTGCAGCGGCCCCTGCGCAGTCCACCTGCCCGGCCTCACCCATGACTGCTCTACGTGTCCAACCACGAGGGGCTGCGCCGTTGGCTGGAAACTACAGCCCGGCGCCGGCGTCGCCCTCAGGCTCCAGCGCCTTCACCAGCACCGCGGCCTGCGTGCGGCTGTGGCATTCGAGCTTCTTCAGGATCGCGGTGACATGCACCTTCACCGTGTTTTCCGCCAGACCCAGCGTGTAGGCGATCTGCTTGTTGAGCAGGCCATCGGCCAGGCACAGCAGCACGCGGAACTGCTGCGGGGTCAGCTGGGCCAGGCGGCTGGCCAGCAGCGCATCGGCCTCCGAACGCTCGGCGGCCATCGCCGGGAACCACAGGCCACCATCAAGTACCGCCTGCACGGCCTCGCCGATTGTCTCGGCCGGGGCCGACTTCGGAATGAAACCGGCCGCACCGAACTGCTGCGCGCGACGGATCACCCGCGGATGATCGTTGGACGAGAGGATCACCACCGGAATGTCCGGATGCGAGCCGCGCACGTGCAGCAGCGCGGAAAAGCCGTGTGCGCCGGGCATGGTCAGGTCGAGCAGCACCAGGTCCACGTCCGGGTGCGCGTCGAGTGCTTCGGCCAATGCCTCGGCGCTGGCGACCTCGCGCACCTGCGCCAGCGGCAGGCTCTGCCGCAATGACTGCACCACCGCCGAACGCAGCAGCGGATGGTCATCGGCGATCAGGATGGTGTATTCGCTCATGCCGCCATTGTACGGGCAGGCCGGAGCCTCAGCGCCCCACCGGCTCGACGCTGCTGCGCCAGGCATCGAGGAACTGGCGGCGCTTGAGCGCGTCCAGGTACACCAGCAGGCCCGGCCCCAGCTGGATCGGACGCCGGCTGCGGCCGGGCGCATCGTCGCTACGTGCGTTGCCGGTCACGATCGGCATCAGCCGCGCCTCGCGCGACAGCACCTGCTGGCCACGCGGCGACAGCAGGTAATCGAGGAAGCGCCGGGCCTCTTCCGGGTGTGGGCCGGTGCGCGGGATCACCGCGGTGCGCAGCACCACCAGCGTGTAGTCCTCGGGCTCGACGATGGCCAGCGGTGCGCCGGCATCGACACGTGCCTGCGCGTAGGAGCCGAGCACGTTGTAGACCAGCGACAGCTGTCCGCTGGCCACCTTGTCCAGCAGCACGCCAGTGCGCTCTTCACGCACCACGTCGTTGTCGCCCAACGCGCCCAGCAACGCGCCGGCGATGCTGCCACGCTGCGCATCCTGGGTCGCCAGCAGGTAGCCGACACTGCTGCGCTCGATGTCATAGGTGCCGACCCTGCCGCGCAGAGGTGCGCCCTCGGCGCGCAACCGGTCCAGCAGCTGCCGCCGCGTGTGCGGCACCTTCGCAGCCGACAGTACGCGGGTGTTGTAGACCATCACCACCGGCTCGTAGCTGATGCCGAATGCCTCGTTGCGCCACTGCGCCCAGGCCGGCAGCGCGGCGGTCTGCGCCGAACGGTGCGGCAGTGCATGGCCGTCGTTGACCAGCTTGGTCTGCAGGTCCATGCCGCTGGAGATCAGCAGGTCCGGCGATGCCGGTCCGCCGCGGTCGTGCAGGTAACGCGCGTACAGGTCCTGGGTGATGATGTCCTCGTACACCACTTCAGTGCCGGGATGCAGGCGCTGGTAGTCGGCGATGACCACCGCGAACACTTCGATGTCGGTGGTGCCGTGGATGCGCAGCTGCGCGGTGACCGCTCCCTGTGCGGGGAAACGGCGCACATCGCCGGGCGCGGCCAGCACCGGCAGGGCCAGCAGCAAGGCAACGGCAGCAGCGAACAGGCGGATCATGGACTGCTCCGGGGCAGGCGGATGGTGGCAACCAGTCCGCCCTGTGGACGATTACTGAGGTCGATGCGACCGCCATGACTGTCCACCACGCGTTTGACGATGGCCAGGCCGAGGCCAGCACCGCCGGACGGCGCACCTTCGCCACGGGCAAAACGTTCAAAGACGCGCTCTGCGTCTGCTGCGGCAATGCCGGTGCCGTGGTCGGCAATGGTCAGCACCGCCTGCCCGCCTTCCACCGTCAGTGCGATCTGCAACGGCCCCTCACCGCCGTACTTCAGTGCGTTGTCGACCAGGTTCTTGATCGCCTCGCGCAGCAGCAGCGCATCGCCATGCACCTGTACGGGTTCGGCGGTCATCGCCAGCTGCACGCGCGGAGCAGGGCCGGCCTGCGGCAGCGCTTCATGCAGGGCCTGGTGCACGGTCTCGGCCAGGTCCACCGCCGCAAAGCGCTGCAAGTGCGAGCGATGGATCACGCTGGCATCGCTGAGCAGCTGGTTCAACAACCGGCTCATGTGCGTGGCATTGCGCTCGATCGCCTGCAGGCTGCGCCGCATGTCTTCGGGGTCGTCGTCATCCAGCGCAAGCTGTGCCTGCGCGCGCAGGGCAGCCAACGGCGTGCGCATCTGGTGGGCGGCTTCGGCCATGAACGCTCGCAGGGTCTCATTGCTGCTGGACAGGCGTTCCATGAAGCGGTTCAACGCCGCTACCATCTGGTCCATCTCGCGCGGCACGCGTGCGTCCAATGGCTTCAGGTCGGAGGGCTCGCGCCGCGACAGCTCGCGTTCCACCCGCACCAATGGCCGGAACGCCCGATGCACGCCGAAGGCCACCAGCGCCAGCAACAGCCCGGACAACACACCGATCGCCAGCAGCGCGCGATTGACCATGTCCTGTGCGACCGCTTCACGCGCACGCCGGGTCTGGCCGACCTGCACCTGTACTTCCCCCTGCGCCGAGGCGGCGGCGAAACTGCGGCCGACCACTACGAAGCGCACGGTCTCGCCGCTGTACGCCGCATCAAACAGCTGCGGTTGCGCGCCGGGCCGGCGCGGCGGTGCCGGCAGGTCGCCGTAGCCGGTGATCAGGTTGCCGCGGTTGTCGGCTACCCTGTAGAACACGCGGTCTTCCGGCGCCATCGCCAGCAGGTCCAGCGCGGCATAGGGAAGATCGACCTGCCATTGGCCATCGACCAG
Coding sequences:
- a CDS encoding NADP-dependent malic enzyme, which encodes MSNEDFKQAALDYHRMSPPGKIKVSATKPMLTQRDLSLAYSPGVAYACEAIKADPQQASELTARGNLVAVISNGTAVLGLGNIGALAGKPVMEGKGVLFQKFAGIDVFDIEVDETDPDKLVDIIASLEPTFGGINLEDIKAPECFVVERKLRERMKIPVFHDDQHGTAIIVGAAVLNAMAITGKKIEEVKLATTGMGAAGISCVNMLVQLGLKPENILAFDREGVIHTGRTDLDPEKQRYARDTDKRTLAEIVDGADIFLGLSAPGILTADMVKTMAPDPVIFALANPTPEIMPELARAARPDAIIGTGRSDYPNQVNNVLCFPYLFRGALDVGATAINEEMKIACVRAIAALARRAATDMGSAYGGETPSFGREYLIPRPFDRRLLVELSAAVAQAAMDSGVASRPIDDMGAYRDKLAQFVYRTSLMMKPVYDRARSDKQRVVYAEGEEEVVLQAVQNVVDDGLAHPILIGRPEVIESRIERLGLRLKIGENVEVTNINDDPRFNEYWQYYHGLTGRRGVTVAAAKNLMRSRPTLIAAVMVARGEADAMLTGIVGRFHKKLGYVRSVLPLEPKVTSTSAMTGVINQQGVFFFVDTHVQEDPTAEQLCEATLQAAYRMKLFGIEPKVALLSHSNFGSHDSKDALKMRQVRELLLKRNPRLNVDGEMQGDTAWDEALRQKLLPGSTLQGRANLFVLPNLEAANIAYNLVRVFTDGVAIGPILMGVNKPVHILTTSATSRRILNMTAIAAVDAQIRKQLEAEKKA
- a CDS encoding dicarboxylate/amino acid:cation symporter, which translates into the protein MHIPTAAPVPAKPLPIYRQLYFQVIVAIVLGAILGHYEPLIGEKMKPLGDAFINLVKMIIAPVIFLTIVTGIAGMTHLRTVGRVFAKAMAYFLFFSTLALIVGMIVAHLVQPGAGMNINPAELDQTAVHSYVEKSHDLTLVGFLMDIIPKTLLSAFVDGNILQVLFVAVLFGIALASVGEKGKPIVNFLEALVAPVFKLVHILMKAAPIGAFGAIAFTIGKYGVGSLINLAWLVGSFYLTAFLFVAVILGLVCRLCGFSVFKLARYLKAELLLVLGTSSSESALPSLMEKMERAGCSKSVVGLVVPTGYSFNLDGTNIYMTLAALFIAQATNTELTLGHQIALLLVAMLSSKGAAGVTGAGFITLAATLAVVPEVPVAGMALILGVDRFMSECRSLTNFIGNAVATVVVSRWEGALDRNRLQLALDGRESELPPLIDAVPEALPARG
- a CDS encoding OprO/OprP family phosphate-selective porin, whose translation is MRPIPTLLALSLAALPAFASAADFDNWPTKYAFGDGTELAATANIAYDYNDFSSGSGLEDDDAVRRKEFGATLKKKGVYDAMVYYDFQSDTWLDVFVRFESKAFFGRDIGRFRFGYMKTPVGLDANTSSRAGSFLETALPVQAFYAGRRTGVEWVLERPQYLLQAGAYGGKDLQGDNPGTTQAVRAVWTPVKAPGDVIHLGLAYSQENPRGYSDGRDVHHEASARLRARPEAGLTDIRYVDSGALVTADQIRRTGLEGIWIRGPFSLQAEALRATVTRHDGKPDYTGSGQYAMASWVLTGESRPYNAGAVANIKPAHDYGAVELVARYSRMDLDDGSILGGRQHDLTLGANWYLTSHFKFQANYVKVDASRRGVHSTPEIFELRAQMHF
- a CDS encoding hybrid sensor histidine kinase/response regulator — protein: MYWLSRHRMLLLTILVMVGGTVLCAVAAGHYAWRRALGEESSQVQRQLQLYGQGLQQRIDRFGTLPQVLALDPDLLHALRVPPSPAEQQRLNLKLQRANEVTRASTLTLVGHDGVAVAASNWDQPTTNVGENYSYRPYYRQALAQGRGRFYGIGMTTGVPGYYLSQAIEEDGKRLGVVVIKVELSALEQEWLSSPDVVLASDDHDVVFLANRDSWRYRLLRPLGADERREMLDARQYADRALQPLRARTEDVLADGGRMVRLLDPALPQLMLWQSLPLPAEGWNLHLLHDASAATAAGRAAALTGGAAWLALGFLVLFVQQRRRLAKHRLRSRRELETLLKQHAQELRTAQDGLLQAATDADSGLSRSLEHLPQGVVVIDRELRLVAWNSRYLELFRFPLDLVRVGRPIEELFRFNARRGLLGPGPVDEAIERRLNHLRSGRPHMRESEKDDGTVLEIRGNPLPDGGFVTSYADITSYKNAARELRSLADALEHRIAERTHDLEEARREAEQANRYKTRFVASAVHDLLQPLNAARMFVSVLRGKLSDPAQQQTSDHIDAALAAQDAILNSLLDIARLESGSLPTRVQAFRLGPLLQTLAREFGIAAQSRGLVVDWVDTAAVVVSDEALLRRILQNFLSNALRYSERGRVLLGCRRREGMLWIEVHDQGPGIPDALQGEIFEEFRRLHDGQQRGAGLGLAIVDRIGRLLGHPIRLRSQLGRGSVFAVGVPFGEASAIPAAAPAPVLAQEPAADNPLRGRRVWVIDDDPHVCAASRALLERWGCEVALADGPQAALQLAATGAVPELVLLDVRMGDHHGPVLYETLAELWQARPPVVLVTAERDAGLREMAAERGWGMMAKPVKPPALRALMSQLLVRHRG
- a CDS encoding response regulator — its product is MSEYTILIADDHPLLRSAVVQSLRQSLPLAQVREVASAEALAEALDAHPDVDLVLLDLTMPGAHGFSALLHVRGSHPDIPVVILSSNDHPRVIRRAQQFGAAGFIPKSAPAETIGEAVQAVLDGGLWFPAMAAERSEADALLASRLAQLTPQQFRVLLCLADGLLNKQIAYTLGLAENTVKVHVTAILKKLECHSRTQAAVLVKALEPEGDAGAGL
- a CDS encoding ABC transporter substrate-binding protein, with protein sequence MIRLFAAAVALLLALPVLAAPGDVRRFPAQGAVTAQLRIHGTTDIEVFAVVIADYQRLHPGTEVVYEDIITQDLYARYLHDRGGPASPDLLISSGMDLQTKLVNDGHALPHRSAQTAALPAWAQWRNEAFGISYEPVVMVYNTRVLSAAKVPHTRRQLLDRLRAEGAPLRGRVGTYDIERSSVGYLLATQDAQRGSIAGALLGALGDNDVVREERTGVLLDKVASGQLSLVYNVLGSYAQARVDAGAPLAIVEPEDYTLVVLRTAVIPRTGPHPEEARRFLDYLLSPRGQQVLSREARLMPIVTGNARSDDAPGRSRRPIQLGPGLLVYLDALKRRQFLDAWRSSVEPVGR
- a CDS encoding sensor histidine kinase, whose amino-acid sequence is MVDARTANAAPGSLRRTLLLYLGALLAVFAVALLFAARGYGQRAANRSYDHLLVSSALSIADSVALVDGQWQVDLPYAALDLLAMAPEDRVFYRVADNRGNLITGYGDLPAPPRRPGAQPQLFDAAYSGETVRFVVVGRSFAAASAQGEVQVQVGQTRRAREAVAQDMVNRALLAIGVLSGLLLALVAFGVHRAFRPLVRVERELSRREPSDLKPLDARVPREMDQMVAALNRFMERLSSSNETLRAFMAEAAHQMRTPLAALRAQAQLALDDDDPEDMRRSLQAIERNATHMSRLLNQLLSDASVIHRSHLQRFAAVDLAETVHQALHEALPQAGPAPRVQLAMTAEPVQVHGDALLLREAIKNLVDNALKYGGEGPLQIALTVEGGQAVLTIADHGTGIAAADAERVFERFARGEGAPSGGAGLGLAIVKRVVDSHGGRIDLSNRPQGGLVATIRLPRSSP